A window of Branchiostoma floridae strain S238N-H82 chromosome 9, Bfl_VNyyK, whole genome shotgun sequence genomic DNA:
tagtggccaaatttgtccggtcccttgagtggccgctatagacaggtttgactgtatagatGAGCAGGTCCAGGTCACCACAATGACGTCAGTTCCTCATGACGATGATGACCAAAATGGCGGTGCGCAGATAGAAGTTTTTCGTCTGCTAGCTGTGCTAGTATTTTTTCGACCAACTTCGCGTTTTAAAACAAACCGTCAAGAAACCACGTTATTTTCCTGGTAACCAAAGCCCTCAGAATGCTGGAAAGCATTTCATGTACGGTTGTTTGAAACACTGGGCAGCAGTATTTCTGTCTTTATTTTATCGAAGACTTTACTTCCGGGTTTGTCAGCCTGTACAAGATGCCGACCATGCAGGTTTTCGTCCGCTTCAACTCGCACCACAGCTTCCCCGTAGACGTGGACTCGTCCTGGAGCGTCCTGCAGCTGAAGGAGGTGTTGGCGGCCCGACAGCAGGTCCCGCCCGCCGAGATCAGGATCATCTTCGCGGGGAGAGAGCTCAGGGATTCATTCATCATCGGGGTATGCGGTACAGTGTGAATGTTTGGAAAATGTGCTTAGTGTCCTTCTATAAATTTGTGTTTAAATCAAGATTATCGTTAACATGTTAACACGACATTCTGATTTCATGTACTTGGATGGCATGTGCAAGTTTAGTTACTCAGTCATGTAACCTTCAGAATTGCaacttgatttgatttgtattGCAGAAGAGACACCTAACAAACTGTTAACACTCAAATTGAACAAAATCCAGTGTAGGACGTCTTCAGATTGTAGTGAACAATTGAAAGTAAACTGAATGTGTAAGATACACCATAAATGTGTATTAATGGGCTAGCAAGGTAGAATATCTAGTGTTCTGTGCCATGAGCATGTAGCCTGGGCACTATCCTCTGTAGTAATCAATGGCTCAACCTCTTTCTTGCTAACCATGAgataagcaaacaaaaacatggaaCCAGTAGTTACTATGGAGGATAGTCTGAATGGTAATATCCTAGAAACATTTATTAGCTGTAAATTCCCAGCAAGGCTTAACAAAAATTGATACACCTAACGTTATATGCACAATGTTAGATTTGGGTATCTCAATGTCAAGTTGACAAAAGAAAACTAGATAACgttattgaagaaaaaaacttaaatagcaaaaaaagtagttaccATCTCGTGAGGCTCAATCATATTTAACTCAATAATAGATTAGGCTGTGAACAACGACAAACCAAATACTCCATTGTGACTTTTGGGCTATCTGGCCTTCAACTATGTGATACAAAAAGTTTGTCAATAACATTTGACAATTAGTTCACAACAACAAATAACCTACTGCTAACACTAAAGCAGTTATGTTTCCAAATACTAATGCAACTGGCAATGCGTAACAGTGAGCTAGGTGCAATTAACAATAAATCAAAATAGCTCTTTGCGCCTCAGGGACGAAGCATGCAGATCATATGCCATGTCTCAGCTTTTGATCTCTGGTATTATTTCTACCATCAGGAGTGTGACCTAGCCAGTCACAGTATTGTCCATGTGGTCCGAGGTCGGCCTCAGCTGTCTGTGGAGGCTCAGGTCTCCTCCAGCAGTTCCCAGGAGCCCCAGTCTCTCACCAGGGTGGACCTGAACCCACAGGAAGATGGAGCCTCAGCATCCAACACCTCACATGGGGCAGGTATCATGGATTCATTAAGTTTGTGGCACAAGAATTTTGCCCTAAGGCCTGTTTAAGTTTTAAAGTCTACTAATACACAATGCCAAGATTTCAATGGTAATAGCACGACATTTTGTTGGTGATAGAGACCTTTGGAAATGTACTACAGCTAATAAGACTAGATTTCAGGTTAGACTGTATGTCGAAAAGCGTGAATATAAAGCTACAGGGAATTATTTCACGATTCACAGCATCTTGAATGTTGGTGATATTGCATATTGTCGATTTGTCTGTCATATGTCTTTAAATTCTGGGTCCACAGCGCTTAGCCATGGTATAATATAGCCAGTAGATAATTTTGGTCCTACTCTTTTGGTAAGAAAAGTTGAGAAACACTGATTCACCAACACCTTATTTTCAGCCCACAGACATCCTCACTTCTTTGTGTACTGTAAGCAGCAGTGTAAGGACGTCCAGCCTGGTAAACTCAGGGTCTCGTGCGCCACCTGCAAACAGGGAACTCTTACTCTCAACAGGGTAGGTGAGAGTTTTAAGTGAAAGTTATATTACTGTAAGGATACTGTCATCTACTATAGCAGATTTGTGGCACTTCACGTAGAAATCAGAAAACATTGGCATTGTCAAGTGTTAAATCTACAGAGTTAACATGTTACAATTGTTATTGAGAAGTAATTATCTTTTATTTTGCTAAAGGGCCCTGGCAGTTGGGATGACGTGCTGTTGCCAGGGCGGATCCAGGGGAGATGTCAATCACAGGGTTGCCAAGGAACAGTTGCTGTAGGTTGGATAAAGCAGAGTAGCTCAGTCTAAAAATAATTGCAGCAAGTTTGGCTTTCTTTTTGCATAGATAGGATTATAATGCATATGATTCTTGAATTACAATTAGAATTCAGTTAACTCTTGCCATCAATTAAGTTGAATGGTTGCTGTGTTTTGTTAGCACATTCAGTggaataattacatgtacctttgtgtGAACAGGAGTTCTACTTCAAGTGTGCTGCCCACCCTACACAGGAGGAGGATACTGCAGCGGCCCTGTACATGATCAAGAGTAACACACAGGACGTACCATGTATGGTATGTGAGGAAGTCAGGTATGATTGCTTTTACTTTGGTCACTCATTTTACATTGTTTACATGGAACTTTCTTCAGCATttgcatacacatgtagtttTATTGGAATGATTTAAGGAACAAGATTTATGTAGAACACAGCAGGTATTCAATGCACAATTTCACCATCAAATTGAGTAGATTCCATGAAACAAAACTGTACCTTTCTGGTGTGTCACATTTCTTGTTTTCGTTCTATGCTTTTGGAGCTAGCAAAGCTTGTTTAACCTCCCTGCTGtcttagcctggagtccagacttgttgtgcttttagtagcTCCACAAAGGTTCACTTTCCACAACAAAGCGGACATTTGGGAAGCGACTAAAGGCACAAgaagactggactccaggctactgcTGTCTACCCTATGGACAATACAAATTTGATGCCATATGGCTACCTTGACAATCTGGAGGCTAAATGATGTTCAAGCAACCTCGCAAGTCAATCCTTGATTTGAATGATTATTATGTGTATTGTTAATGTTTCCCATGCCACAGCACCCCACTGATATTGTTTGAGTGTGAGGATGCCCATACCTCCTGTCTGGACTGTTTCCACACCTACTGTACCACCAGGCTGAATGACAGACAGTTTGTCCAAGATGCTACCTTGGGGTACACACTGCCTTGTCCAGGTAATACCGTAAAGCATATTTGGGGTATCATGAATTTGTGCTGGAGAGGTCACagcaaatataaaaccactgtaaacattgcaagatttacagtactccaCATAAACTGTTTCATTTGAATTTCACAAGTCATTTGCCAGATTTCATAGTCTGAAGACATATTCTTGAATTTGTGAAGGCCATAAGTGTGCTGCCATTTTCTTCAGTAaccaatccttttttttttgcagctgaatGTGAAGATTCCCTGATAAAAGAAGTTCATCATTTTAGGGTCCTGGGAGATGAACAGGTGACACACTTATATGACAGTCTCGttcatgttttgaaaatgcTATTCTtcagtttcattttcattttacttGATGTTTAAGACAGTCATATCTCTGCATGGTCTATGTCTAACAATAAGAGACTTAACTTCTTTACTCTGTCCAATAGAAAACATCTACTAGATGTACAGAATACAGTTTTAACTTGAATCTCTGTATGTCATTGTTACAATTGTGGATTCAACAACCCACCTTGACacttttgttttgtaatttgttgCAGTACGAGCGTTACCAGAGGTTTGGTACGGAGGAGTGTGTTCTGCAAATGGGCGGGGTGCTGTGCCCGGGGCGGGGCTGTGGGGCGGGGCTGCTGCCGGAGGGGGAAACCAGGAGGGTGGAGTGTGTGAGACAGGGAGCACAGGGGTGTGGGGTAAGTGGTCAAAGACATGCTAAGTTATGGGCATTGACTTCATCCATTTTACCTCGGGTTCTTTTCACCAGACAGTTATTACAATCACAATCATACtgcaaccaaaattggacttgtGTTGTTACTCTTCATTTCATAATTTTAGGGGTGATGTAtgataaaaagacaacaaaacattaaaaaattgtTCCTTTTTGAAATTTGCTGGGCGATCTATGAAATCGTTAGTCAGAAAGAGGTGTGGTAAGTTTTTACAAATTGAGTCATGTGTGGATGCATTGTGATATTATCTATCACTTTCTAATACCATCATAATATAAttgctttgatatttttttctcttttgctGCTAGCTTGTTTTCTGCAAAGACTGCCTTGAACCTTTCCACCAGGGGGAGTGCAGGCCACAGATGGAACAGCTTTTTGGAGCCGAGAATGTGAGTTCCATTTACTGACTTAACATCATAATTGTTGAAACAAAGAACGTGTCTGTTGTATCATTTTAAATATCGGTGAAATGCAATTTGTTTGTAAGATGGTAGGCGGTGACGAACAATGTTTTTATGGTTAGAGGATTGCAGTAGACCCTGAGAGTGCCTTGAGGTCTCGGTGGGAGCGAGAGTCAGAAGAGACAGTCAGGCAAACCACAAAACCCTGTCCTAACTGCAAGGCACCTGTGGAAAAAAATGGTGAGTTTAGTTGTTTAACCAGCTCCTAGTCCTAAGTCTCGTTGGCACTACAAGTGTGAATGTGCATGGTTGGCGAATGCTGCAAACAAGTCATTTGTTTCATTGTGTCTCACTTGTTTCTCATCCAATTGCTTTCTATGGCTTTACAAACACAACTTACTATTGGTAACTGACAACAAACATGTCATGTTTCAGGCGGATGCATGCACATGACGTGCCCCAGGGCACAGTGCCGCTACGAG
This region includes:
- the LOC118422731 gene encoding E3 ubiquitin-protein ligase parkin-like is translated as MPTMQVFVRFNSHHSFPVDVDSSWSVLQLKEVLAARQQVPPAEIRIIFAGRELRDSFIIGECDLASHSIVHVVRGRPQLSVEAQVSSSSSQEPQSLTRVDLNPQEDGASASNTSHGAAHRHPHFFVYCKQQCKDVQPGKLRVSCATCKQGTLTLNRGPGSWDDVLLPGRIQGRCQSQGCQGTVAEFYFKCAAHPTQEEDTAAALYMIKSNTQDVPCMVCEEVSTPLILFECEDAHTSCLDCFHTYCTTRLNDRQFVQDATLGYTLPCPAECEDSLIKEVHHFRVLGDEQYERYQRFGTEECVLQMGGVLCPGRGCGAGLLPEGETRRVECVRQGAQGCGLVFCKDCLEPFHQGECRPQMEQLFGAENRIAVDPESALRSRWERESEETVRQTTKPCPNCKAPVEKNGGCMHMTCPRAQCRYEWCWLCETAWNRDCQGDHWFG